Proteins encoded within one genomic window of Besnoitia besnoiti strain Bb-Ger1 chromosome II, whole genome shotgun sequence:
- a CDS encoding hypothetical protein (encoded by transcript BESB_035380) → MRVPIASSSISKAAARRRSTPATGPLAPATPAVPAAPFAFPLSVATRPFVSSPSVLFAPNVAYSAGVVAPVFGDLRSAACFLSPGCGLNQKMRFFSVTPPPVYNGNPEFVEDQTALYPQQDMGYDAASPYASAGAPYDASSAMGAYAAQGAPGQAVPGYAPPYGAPAYGGGVPQGGAPYGAPGVPAGGYYAPPPQVAPPAYGEEAARWGEVQPGHQQGDGGYWGGDEAQRHMAAQGYAAQMPGYSVPGAYPPPAAPHGVHPGAHPPHAYGYPATTPAYPAGDQSNYYAAAYPQSPQAPPGGYPGGFGGAAPQYQRPYYGEPQGVQAPGAQGATGQPGDESARFQERMMELLQRRLGHKAWLYESALKKGGPEGLLRLANDPEVLMHARSTDLVYILTRFHHSFRMNRVQLAAGGGADDAASVVGDGAGADGASEAAGAEEAREGGAVTQESDRILAELAKFINNVRVVLKRRDARSEVGLQPFRQTSAERREGEGDAQHKIGKGFLLDRARVFHLLAALTLPECSAARALSRPKLYSKIALPFCAIASEEASVFYDLDVSRVRGGVVATMELLRLVGFTGRISHFQHLILEDVPATTPNAARDAGAEAAALAVEGSQDADEKGARDGEEPTYRRVPVDKDDSRRIWEKLAQVYIGSMDQIRLEHLLPAFTGISVLFEKDMISRPIFLQVVSELCQRMVVPNAFGQNEARGGAALQLLLEQCTNTMRCQQQNQRLGFSSLRALARIMRETRSDVVIRCLSSLSLLRCLREENLGFFSSVLLKRHYRQDVAARQLSPRTLAALIFTHAMTGSRAGMHVGELTKVMTSMMGTVERERVISTEDKCKLAWAICALRLYSREESAGQWDEKLVASLLRRLMEQTKGLNGRLSCYFLEAARECRDAVEEMHPGQGFKEFFPADRIDKVTQDYDRFGYYAMRTDVALLRRALLTSGATVKVSADRQRSQEKASFSSWGEAEGESEETGSAKKEVEPKDTQSEQESLATSQNTPSDDATADWIRGSVWEEGTLLDGYPVAFYCPEKKIAADIDRPARLPAKYMKMRHMQKYLEEQGIRYIIYSEELRLHHEDTFTGFLTLIQNPDDKRATLAAVPKNAREMWTKRSGSGRAASEDGDASLGSVV, encoded by the exons ATGCGAGTTCCCATCGCCTCGTCGAGCATttcgaaggcagcggcgcggcggcgctcgacgcccgCCACGGGGCCTTTGGCCCCCGCCACCCCTGCGGTCCCTGCTGCCCCGTTCGCCTTCCCCCTGTCGGTCGCGACGCGCCCCTTTGTGAGTTCGCCCTCGGTCCTCTTCGCTCCGAATGTTGCCTACAGTGCAGGCGTGGTGGCTCCAGTTTTCGGCGAtctgcgctctgcggcctgcTTCCTTTCTCCCGGCTGCGGCCTGAATCAAAAAAtgcgcttcttcagcgtcACCCCGCCCCCAGTGTACAACGGGAACCCCGAATTCGTCGAGGATCAAACCGCGCTCTACCCGCAGCAGGACATGGGCTAcgacgcggcctcgccgtaTGCTTCTGCGGGGGCTCCCTACGACGCCTCGAGCGCCATGGGCGCCTACGCTGCTCAGGGTGCCCCCGGGCAGGCTGTGCCGGGCTACGCGCCCCCGTATGGAGCCCCAGCCTacggcggaggcgtgccCCAGGGCGGAGCTCCCTACGGAGCCCCAGGCGTGCCTGCGGGCGGCTActacgcgccgccgcctcaggtcgcgccgccggcttacggcgaggaggcggctcGGTGGGGCGAGGTCCAGCCGGGGCATCAGCAGGGGGACGGTGGCTACTgggggggcgacgaggcccaGCGGCACATGGCGGCGCAAGGGTACGCTGCCCAGATGCCCGGGTACTCGGTCCCCGGGGCCTacccgccccccgccgcgccgcacggcGTGCACCCCGGCGCCCACCCGCCTCATGCGTACGGCTACCCAGCTACAACGCCAGCGTACCCGGCCGGTGACCAGTCGAACTACTACGCCGCTGCCTATCCCCAGTCTCCTcaggcgccgcctggcggctACCCCGGGGGCTTCGGGGGGGCGGCCCCTCAGTACCAGCGCCCGTACTACGGCGAGCCGCAAGGCGTGCAGGCCCCTGGAGCCCAAGGCGCCACGGGCCAGCCTGGTGACGAGTCCGCGCGCTTCCAGGAGCGCATGatggagctgctgcagaggcggctcGGCCACAAAGCGTGGCTGTACGAGTCGGCGCTGAAGAAGGGAGGCCCGGAGGGCCTGCTTCGCCTGGCGAACGACCCCGAGGTGctgatgcatgcgcgctcgACGGACTTGGTCTACATCCTCACGCGTTTCCATCATTCGTTCAGGATGAACAGAGTGCAGCTGGCTGCCGGGGGGGGTGCGGATGACGCCGCGTCGGTtgtgggcgacggcgccggcgcggacggggcctcggaggccgcgggcgccgaggaggctcgggagggcggcgcagtgACGCAGGAATCTGACAGGATTCTGGCTGAACTCGCCAAGTTCATCAACAacgtccgcgtcgtcctgaagcgccgcgacgcgcgctccGAGGTCGGTTTGCAGCCCTTCAGACAGACGTctgcggagcggcgcgagggcgagggcgacgcgcagcacaAGATCGGCAAAGGCTTTCTGCTcgatcgcgcgcgcgtcttccacCTCCTCGCAGCGCTGACGCTGCCCGAGTGCTCAGCGGCCCGCGCACTGTCGCGCCCGAAGCTCTACTCGAAGATCGCTTTGCCCTTCTGCGCCATCGCCTCTGAAGAGGCCTCCGTCTTCTACGACTTGGACGTCTCCCGCGTGCggggcggcgtcgtcgccaccatggagctgcttcgcctcgtcggcttCACAGGAAGAATCAGCCACTTTCAGCACTTGATCCTCGAGGACGTGCCCGCGACCACGCCCAACGcagcccgcgacgccggcgctgaGGCAGCCGCCCTGGCGGTCGAGGGAAGCCaagacgccgacgagaagggcgcgagggacggcgaagagccgaCCTACCGGCGCGTGCCCGTCGACAAAGATGACAGCCGCCGCATCTGGGAGAAACTCGCGCAGGTCTACATCGGATCGATGGATCAAATTCGACTCGAGCACCTGCTCCCGGCCTTCACCGGCATTTCCGTCCTCTTTGAGAAAGACATGATCTCCCGACCCATCTTCCTCCAGGTCGTTTCCG AGCTCTGCCAGCGGATGGTGGTGCCGAATGCCTTCGGCCAAAACGaggcgaggggcggcgccgcgctgcagctgctcctggAACAGTGCACGAACACGATGCGCTGCCAGCAGCAGAATCAGCGCCTCGGCTTCagctcgctccgcgcgctcgccagaATCATGCGCGA GACGCGATCGGACGTCGTTATCCGCTGCCTGTCGTCTCTTTCgctccttcgctgcctcc GCGAAGAGAACCTTGGGTTCTTCAGCTCGGTGCTGCTCAAGCGGCACTACAGGCAAGACGTTGCGGCGCGACAgctgtcgccgcggacgctggCCGCGCTGATCTTCACGCATGCGATGAcgggctcgcgcgcag GCATGCACGTTGGCGAGCTCACCAAGGTCATGACGTCTATGATGGGCACcgtcgagcgcgagcgcgtcatTAGCACCGAAGACAAATGC AAACTCGCCTGGGCAATCTGCGCGCTACGCCTATACAGCCGAGAAGAATCGGCTGGGCAGTGGGATGAGAAGCTCGTCGCgagcctcctgcgccgcctcatGGAGCAGACCAAGGGTCTGAACGGCCGCCTCAGCTGCTACTTCTTG GAAGCTGCGAGGGAGTGCCGGGACGCTGTCGAGGAGATGCACCCTGGACAGGGCTTCAAG gAATTTTTCCCGGCGGATCGCATCGACAAGGTGACTCAGGACTACGATCGCTTCGGCTACTACGCGATGCGGACCGACgtggcgctgcttcgccgcgcgctgctcacCTCCGGTGCGACCGTGAAGGTCTCCGCAGACCGCCAGCGCAGCCAAGAGAAAGCTTCCTTCTCGTCGTGGGGTgaggccgagggcgagtCGGAGGAAACCGGCTCCGCTAAGAAGGAGGTCGAGCCGAAGGACACCCAAAGCGAGCAAGAGAGTCTGGCAACCAGCCAAAACACccccagcgacgacgcgaccGCGGATTGGATCCGTGGAAGCGTGTGGGAGGAGGGAACGCTCCTGGACGGC